The DNA sequence CACGTGCTGGTAGGCGCCGTAGACCTTGTTCTCGCCGCTGCCGGAGGTCAGCAGCTTGGCCAGGTCGGTGTACTGGTCCCAGGTCAGGTTCGCCGGGTACGGCTGCTTGGCGGCGTCGAACAGCTTCTTGTTGTAGTACAGCACCCAGAAGTCCTGCCGGTACGGCAGCGCGTAGTACTTGCCGCCCTGGTTGTAGGCGTCCAGCCCGGCGAGGTTCGCCCCCGTCGGCGAGGTGGCCAGCGAGGTCAGGTCCTGGAGCTGGCCCCGGCCGGAGAAGCGTACGTAGTCGGCCAAGGTCTTCATGGTGATCACGTCGGTGGTGTCGCCGCCGGCGAGCATCGTCGTGACCTTGGTCGGGTAGTCCGCGGCCAGGATGTCGACCGGCTTGACCGTGATGTCGGGGTTGGCCTTGTGGAAGGCGTCGAACAGGGTCTGGAACTCCGGCGTGGACGCCAGGCTCCACACGGCGACGGTGAGCTCGACGGGTCCGCTCTCGGCGCTGTCGTCGCCGGAGCCGCAGGCGCTCAGCGGCAGCAGGGCGGCCATGGCCAGACCCACCGCGGCCAGCATCTTCCTTCTGATCACGAACGTTCCTCCAACAGGACGGCCGCTCACGCGGCGCGGGATCGGTTCTGTGCGTGGTGGTGCGTTTCGGTCGGCGGCAGGGGCAGCGCCGCCGTCGTGCGGGCCCCGTCGGGCCAGGTGACCTGGACGACCGGCGCGTCCTCGGGTCCGTCGAGCTGCGCCAGCGGTGCTCGCGCGCCGCCGTTGAGCGCCAGGGCCGCGAGGTGCCAGGACCCCGGCGCGGGTACGGCCCGCAGCCACGGGATCGCGGTCCACTCCCCCAGCGGCCCCGCGTCGCGGGCCAGGTGCACCCCGGCGGCGGTCAGTCCGTGCAGCCCCGCCGCGGTCGAGGTGTGGGCGGTGCCCTCGGCCTCGGCGTACAGCGGCCTCGATCCGGTGCCGCCCGGTCCGGCGACGGCGACCGGCCAGCCGCCCAGCCGCAGCCCGACGACCTGGTCCCAGCCGGGCGCACCGTCGGGGTCGACGTGTACGGCCCGGACCTCCCAGGCGCCGCGCACCAGCGACACGGTGGTGACCGTGGCCGCGTCGACAGCCTCGCCGGGCAGGCCGGAGCCGTGGTCGGGGGCGGCGCGGTCGGGCCGCATCCAGCGGCAGCGGGCGCGCGAGGCCAGCACCGCGGCCTCGCCGCCGTCGCTCAGGCGTACGTCCAGGGTGGTGAAGCCGCTGCGGTGGGTGGCCTGACCGGTCGCGTCCAGCAGCACCACCGACTGGTCGAACGGCTGGTCCCAGCCGTCGTCGTCCAGCGCCGGGGCGGTCGCGGTGGAGTAGCCCAGCCGCGCGTACAGCGGCGAGTCGGTGGTGCGGTCGCCGGGGCGGGCGTGGTCGGTGCCGTGGTTGTAGACCCGCACGACCCCGTCGGCCCGGGTGCCCGCCAGCGCCCACCCGGGCGCGGCGACCACGGCGAGCTGGTCCTCCTGCTCGACCGGAAGCGGCTGCTCGACCGCGGTCCACACCGGATGGTCGGCGGGCAGCGCCAGGCCGAGCATGCCCTTGGACGCCCAGTAGGGGGAGGCGGTCCCGGAGTAGCGCTGGGCCATGCGCCGCCACGGGTGGTACCAGCCGAGCGTGAGCAGCCCGTCGGCGTCGGGGGCGCCCCGGTCGGTGAAGTGCTTGACGATCCCGGACGCCGCGCGGCGCAGCAGGCCGGGGTCGAGGGCGTCGGAGCCCGCCACGGCCCCGGCCCAGAACGGCGCGGCGGCCGCGAACCGGTAGACCAGGCTGCGGCCCTGCACCAGCGGGCAGCCGTCCGCGCCGACCAGGCGTACGGCGTCGAGCAGGAAGCCGTCCAGGCGGCGGCGGTATTCCGGCAGCCGGGGCGCGGCCAGCTCCTGCGCGCCCGCCATCCGCGCCCACATGATCGGGTAGAGGTGCAGCGCCCAGCCGACGTAGTGGTCGTAGCTGCGCTCGTCGCCGTCGCTGTACCAGCCGCCCGCGCGGGCGAACGACTCGTGCCGGGCCAGGTCGGCCTCCATGTCCCCGCGCGACCACGGGCCGCCGACCGAGGCGAGGAACTGCTCGACCACGATCCGGAACCACGCCCAGTTGTTGCGCGGGTAGGTGTCGTCGCCGACTACCTGGGCCAGGTAGGCCACGACCCGCTCCTGCACGCCCGCGTCGAGCCGGTCCCACAGCCACGGGCGGGTCAGGTCGAGGATCAGCGCGATCGACGCCGCCTCCACCTTCGCCTGGCCGTGCTCGCGCGGGGTCACCCACCGCTCGGAGCTGTCCGGGTCGGTGCCGGCGGCGATGCCGCGGGCATACCGCTCCAGCAGGTTGTCCGGGTCGCGGCCCTGCTCACCGGCGACACGGAACCCGGCGAGCAGGAATGTGCGGGCGAACCCCTCCAGCCCGTCGACGGCGGTGCCGTATCCGCCGGGCGCTCCCGGCGGGGTGATCCGGGCACCGGTCGGCGAGGCGTGCCGCCACGCGGCGGCGAGCATGCGGTCGGCCAGCCCCGCCCACTCGGTGCGGGTCCAGCCGGTGTACGGCGAGATGCTCATGCTGGTTCCCCGCTCCGCGGGCGACCAGCATGAGGCTCCGATCGCACTGAGCCCATGATTCGCTCGCTCATGCGCTGACCTCCAGGGCCTCGCTGGTGACCGCGTCCAGCGGGGGCTCGCCGCGGACCAGTCGTTCCAGCTCGTCGAGGGCGTGCGCGCTCAGCCGGCGGGTCTCCGAGCCGAGCGAGCCCGCGATGTGCGGTGTGATCATGACGTTGGGCAGCTGCGACAGCAACGACCCGGCGGGCAGCGGCTCGGGGTCGGTGACGTCGAGGATCGCGTTGAGCCGTCCGGTGGCGCACTCGCGCTCCAGGGCCGCGGTGTCGAGCACGGCGCCGCGCGCGGTGTTGATGACCGTGGCGCCGTCGGGCAGCAGCGCGAGTTCGCGGGCGCCGATGGCGTGCCGGGTCTGCGGCAGCTCGGGCAGGTGCAGGGACACGATCGACGAGGCGGCGAGCAGCACGTCGAGGTCGACCAGGCGGGCGCCCGCGGCGGCGACGGCGGCGGGATCGCCGTACGGGTCGGTGACCAGGACCTCGGCGGTGTCGAGGGCGCGCAGCCGGTCGACCACGCGGCGGCCGATCCGGGAGAAGCCGACGATGCCGATGGTGCGGCCGTGGTTGGACAGGTCCTCGCGGTGGTGCACGGCGTCCCAGTCGGCCGGGCGCAGCCGCGACTCGGCGGCCAGCACGTGGGCCTTCTTGCCCGCGAAGATGATCGCGGCGAGGGTGTACTCGGCGACGGGCGTGGCGTTGGCCGCCGCGGCGCTGGTGACCAGGATGCCGCGCCGCCACAGCTCGTCGGAGACCAGGTGCCGCACGCTGCCCGCGCAGTGCAGGACGGCGCGCAGCGCGGGGGCGGCCGCCAGGCGGGCCGGCGTCAGGGGCGGGCAGCCCCAGGAGGTGAGCAGCACCTCCGTCTCGGCCAGGCGGGCCCGGGTCTGCGGGGAGTCGATGTCGTCGGACCACACCGGGTCGCCGAGCTCGGCCAGCGACCGCAGCCGCTCCAGCTCCTGCGGACCGAACTGGATCCGGAACGTCTCGGGCCGCATCACGAGCAGGGCCTGCGGACGGTACATGCGGGGCTGCCCTCCCGTTCGTTGTCTTGCTGATATGTTCGTTTCTGTTCTTTCGAACAGGGCGCAGAGAGTAGAACAGGCGACAGAACGGCACGACAAGGCTCCGTTACCGAGCTGTAATATGAACCGTCGCCCACCAGGCCTTATCTTTGTGTACGAAAATGTTCGTTTGACGGCCGAGGCTGCGCCGCCCTCCGGGTCCGGCGAACCGCCCGTGCACAATCGAGCCCGACGCGCGAACACCACCGTGGAGGCACATCCGTGACGTTGTCCGAGCCCGCGCTGCTGCCCGCCCAGCGCCGCGAGCGGCTGTTGGCCGACCTGCGCACCCACGGGACGCTGCGGGTCAGCGAGATCGCCCGCGCCCTGGGCGTCACCACGGTCACCGTGCGCCGCGACCTCGCCCAGCTCGCCGACGAGGGCGCCATCGAGCGCGTCCACGGCGGCATCCGGCTGCCGCGCGGCGCTGACACCCCGCCGCCGCTGCCCGCCGCCGTGGAGGACCCGGGCCGCCCGGCCGGCGGCGACGAGGCGACCCGGCCCGCCGTCGGCATGGTCGTGCCGTCGCTGGACTACTACTGGCCGGAGATCATCCGCGGGGCCCGCGACGCCGCCCCCGACGCGGGCGTACGGGTGGTGCTGCGCGGCTCCTCCTACGACGACGTCGCCGACGTGCGCCGCCAGGCGTCCTGGCTGCTGGAGACGGTCGGGGTCGAGGGCCTGCTGATCGCCCCGCCGACCGTCGGCGACGAGGCCGCGGCCCTGATCTCCTGGCTGGCGGGGCTCGCGGTCCCGGTCGTGTTCGTCGAGCGGACCGCCACGGTCGGCCCGTACCAGGAGCACGTCGAATCCGTCTCCACCGACCACGCGTTCGGGGCGAGCCTCGCGGTGCGGCACCTGGCCGCCGAGGGCCACCGCCGGGTCGGGTTCCTGGCCTCGGCCAGCAGCCCGACGACCGCCGCGGTGCGGCGCGGGTGGCGGCGCACCTGCACCGACCTGGGCCTGGACCTCGACGGAACCCCGGAGGTCATCTCCTCCGACCATCGCGAACCGGGCTGGGGCGACGACGTCGACCGCGCGATCGACGCGTGCGCCGCGACCGCGACGACCGCGCTGCTGGTGCACTCCGACCGCGAGGCGATCTCGCTGATCGCCCGGTGCGAGGAGCGCGGCATCCGGATCCCGCGCGACCTGGCCGTCGTCGCGTACGACGACGAGGTCGCGGGCCTGGCCAACCCCGCGCTGAGCGCGATCCGCCCGGCCAAGTACACCATCGGCGAGACCGCGATGGAGCTGCTGTCCAAGCGCATCCAGGGCGGCGCGGACCGGCCCGTGCACCGGGTGCGGATCAGCCCGCAGCTCATCGTGCGCGACACGAGCCGGGTGCCCGGACCGCGCTGACCCGTACCTGCCGCGGCAGCTCCCGGTGGTCCTGCGCACGACCGCGACGCCGCCGGCTCGCCCGCAACCGCGACGCCCCGCAAGAGCTGCGCGACTACGCCTCGTCCGCCCGCGCCGGGCAGGTCATGTAGGCAGGTATCACCGCGTCGCGGCGTCGGCGAGCACCGCCTCCAGCCTGGCCAGGCACTCGGCGACGAACTCCGGGTACGTGTCGCGGTAGTAGGCGACGCCGCTGACGCCGACCGCGACCGCCCACGCGCGGGCGCGCAGCCAGGTCGGCTCGTCGAGGCCGACCTCGGCCCAGTACGCCTGGCGCGCCAGCGGCGGCAGGTCCCAGACGGTCGAGTGCTCCGCGTCCGGCCAGCCCACCGACAGCGCCCCGAAGTCGATGACCGCCCCCAGCCCGCCGCCCGCCGCCAGCAGGTTGGCGGGCCGCAGGTCGCCGTGCAGCCATACGTGCGGCCCGGCCGGTTCAGGCAGGGCGAGCGCGTCGCGCCACAGCCGGTGCAGAGCCGCGACGTCGAGGCCGAGGTCGTCGAAGGCCAGGCATTCGGCGAAGTACTCGCTGATCCAGCCGTCGCTGGCGGACAGACTGCCGCCCCGGTACCAGCTGAGGTCGCCGGTGCGGGTGGCGCCCATCAGGTCGATGCCGTGCAGGTCGCGGACGAAGGCGGCCAGGTCGGTGCCGAACGCGGCCCAGTCGGTGACGGTGTCCGGCCGGACCGGCTCGCCGTCGATCCAGCGGTAGACCGACCAGGGCAACGGGAACTCCGCGGTGGGCGCCCCGGCGTGGACCGGCTCCGGGACCGGGCGGCTCAGCAGCGGCGCGAGCCGGGGCAGCCACTGTTGCTCCTTGCGCAGCGACCGCGCCTTGTCGGGCGTACGCGGCACCCGCACCAGCAGCTCACCGCCCAGCCGGAACATGGTGTTGTCCGTGCCCGCCCCGGCCCGTGCCAGCGGCAGGCCGGACAGGTGCGGGCACTGCGCGGCCAGCAGCGACCGCACCACGGTCTCGTCGACCGGCACCTCGTCCTCGTGCAGCTTCACGCCGGCATTCTGCCCTCTCGTTGACGGCCGGGCCAGCGGATGCATCCCCGGCATGTCACTGGCTGCCGCCCGCGCCCGGCCGCCTGCTCTGGCGCGGCCGCGGATGTCGGCGCAGGAAAGCGGTGGCCCGAGCCCGGTCGTCGGGGCTGCCGCCGTGCTCGTAGATGCGCCGTGCCTTGCCGTGCGCGTGCGCCAGGTCCGCCAGCAGTAGCTTCTCCGTCTGCGCGGCGCCGACGCGGTTCTGGTATCGCTGGTGGACCGTCTGCTTGGAACGGCCCAGGCGCCCGGCGATCTGGGCCCAGGACGCCCCCCGCCGGTACGCCTCGGTGATGAGCAGCAGCGCGTCGTCCTCCATCGCCCGCATCGCGGCGTCGAGTCCTTCCAGGACGTCCAGCACGGCGTTCGTGCGCGCCAGCGGCCGGGCGTGCGCGGCCGTCGCGGGCAGCAGCAGGCGGCGAAGGCCTGCGCGGGGCTCGGGAACCCAGTCCCAGGCGACGAATGACGGTGACAGATAGGGCCAGCGGGGGTCTTCTCCCTGATTCACGGCTATCCATCCTGGCAGAGTGCGTGCAATTTGATGGTGATTTTTACTTCGATTCGTCAGGAAATCCTGACGAATCATGCCGTCTCCGTCACCGCCGATCCCGGCGGAACCTAGGTTCGATCTCAAGGAAAGGCAACGGAAACGGCCTTTCCACAACAGAGGGAGACCGAGCGAAAAGGAGGGTCCGGTGGAGTCCGTGACATTGGCGAGGGATAGAAGAATTTCTGCCGGTACACACCACCAAGCAGTGCCTTCGGCCGTCATGAATCGTGTCGGCCGCCTCATTCACAGGCTCGTGGAGCCACGCGTAAAAGGAGCACGAAATGACGACCTACCAGCTTTCCATCGATTTCGACAGCGATGGCCTGACCACCCTCCAGGCCGCCGACCAGTTCGTGACGATCGTCAAGACGATCCCCCGCAGCAAGTCGCTGTCGTGGATCACCTTCAGTCCGATGCGGAGCAACACGATCACCTGGACGGAGTCGTACTCGGTCTACGCCTCGACCACGCAGATCCAGGAGGGCGCGCTGATCGAGACCATGTCCACCCAGGCCGCCGCTGCCGGGAGCACCTACGAGCTGTTCGGCGGGCAGTTCGGCCTCGCCGCGGCGAGCGCCGACCCGAACACCTACAGCGTGATCAACGGCGACATCAACTGCAAGGTCAACGGTGTCCGGATGGTCACCAGCGGCCTCTACCAGAGCGCGACGGTCAACGGCACGCCCCACCAGGGCGCGATCAACGCCGTGGCCGTCCCGTACCTCGACACCGCCACCTTCATCCCGAAGGAAGTGGTGCAGGTGTTCGCGTCGAGCTACCACGACAACGGCCTGGTGATCAGCAAGGTGCAGAGCTCGGCGCTGGAGGTCGACCTGACCACCAAGACCGCGCAGTCGCTGCACTACAACGCCGCGATCAACCAGTTCGCGCTCGTGTAGCGCGCGAACCTCAGCCGTCGGCGGCGGGCGCCGCGTCCCCGACCGCGGCGCCCGCCGCCGGCATCCCGCCAGCACGACGACCTCATCACCGATCCAGCGGGCGGCACGCCGCCCGAGATACGGAGCAATGCCATGGAAATGCTGCTGCTGTGCCACGGAGTCCAGGACCCGGGCGGCCGGTTCACGGTCAACGAGGGCCAGACGCTGAAGTACCGGTGGAACTTCGGCACCAAGCTGTACCCCTTCGACGCGGCCCGGCTGGTCCAACTGCTGTACGACGACCCCGGCGTCTCCGACGAACGCATCCGGATGGAGATCGCCCAGTACAACCCGCCGCCGCCGGTGATCGGGCCGACGACGGCGGCGCCCAACATCCAGCTGGGCGGCGGGGACGACCCGCCGTGCTACTGGGTGAACATCACCATGCAGACCTGGGCGCCGCTGGACGGCTCCTGGCGCTCGGACCTCGACTCGGTGCTCTCCGGCCTGGCCGGGGTTCCGCTGACGCTCAACCTGCTGTCGTGTTCGGAACTTCCGAAGATCGACCTCATGCAGCCGCACCTGGCCGACTTCGTCCAGCACGACAACTGGCAGTCGGTCGCACGCGGGGTCGCGCCGCCGGCCACCAGCGCGGCCGCGGCCCGATAGGGCGGTAGCGGCGGGGCGTTCGCGGGCGGCAGGATCCACTGCCCGCGGACGCCCCGCTCGGCTTAGGCCGCTCGGGCCCCCGAACCGGCTGAAACCTGCAACAAACCTGCAAACGCGAAGCCTTGTTCGAGGAAAGCGCTTTCCATACGCTGGCGTTGTTTCGCATACATGTCGATCAATTTCGGCCCCGATATGGAGAGGCGAACGACCATGCATCAGAAGACCCGGCACAAAGGACTGCTGGCCGCGGCGACCGGCGCGCTCACCGCGGCGGCCGCCGTCGTGCTCGCCCTGTCCTCCCCCGCCGCCGCCGCCGCGCCCCTGTTCGGCGACGACTTCAACGACGGCAACGCCACCGGCTGGACCACCTCCGGCGGCACCTGGTCGGTGGCCACCGACGGCACCCCCGCCTACCAGCAGGCCGGCACCAGCTCCGACGCCCGCGCCCGCGCCGGATCCACTGGCTGGACCGACTACACGGTCACCGCGCGGGTCAAGCCGACCGCCGTCAACGGCAGCAACCGCTTCGTCGCCCTGCTCGCCCGCGTGCAGTCCGCGACCAGCTACTACTACGTGGCGCTGCGCAGCAACAACACCGTCGAGCTGAAGAAGCTGGTCGGCGGTTCGTCCACGACCCTGGCCACCGGCAGCGCCACGTTCACCACCGGCACCTGGTACACGCTGAGCCTGGAGGTCTCCGGCAGCACCCTGCGCGCCTCGGTCAACGGCGCCACCCCGCTGACCGCGACCGACACCCAGTTCGCCAGCGGCCAGGTCGGCGTGGCGACGTACTACGCCGGCGCCCGGTTCGACGACGTCGCCGTCACCGACGGGGCCGCGCCGTCCCCCAGCGCCTCGGCCAGCCCGTCGCGCAGCGCGTCCCCGAGCCCGTCGGCCAGCGCCTCGCCGAGCCCGTCGACCTCGCCGTCGTCCGGCACCGTCTATGTGTCGCCGACCGGCCGCGACAGCGCCGCCGGCACCCAGGCCGACCCCACCACGCTGCCGTCGGCGATCACCCGCGTCGCCGCGGGCGGCACCATCTACCTGCGCGGCGGCACCTACAACCTGTCCCAGACCGTCACCATCGCGCCCGGCAACAACGGCACCTCCGGCGCCCGCAAGAAGCTGTCGGCCTATCCCGGCGAGACGCCGGTGCTGAACTTCTCGGCCATGCCCGAGGACCCGGCCAACCGCGGTCTGGCCGTCAACGGGTCGTACTGGCACGTCTTCGGCGTCGTCGTGGAGCGGGCCGGGGACAACGGCATCTTCGTCGGCGGCAGCCACAACATCATCGAGCGCACCGTGACCCGCTACAACCACGACACCGGGCTACAGCTGTCGCGAATCGCCTCCGACACCCCGCGCGCCCAGTGGCCGGCCGACAACCTGATCCTGAGCGCCGAGTCCCACGACAACGCCGACTCCGACGGTGAGGACGCCGACGGCTTCGCCGCCAAGCTCACCGTCGGTGCCGGCAACATCTTCCGGTACGCGGTGTCCCACAACAACATCGACGACGGCTGGGACCTCTACACCAAGCCCGACACCGGCGCGATCGACCCGGTGACCATCGAGGACTCGCTGTCGTACGACAACGGGACCCTGAGCAACGGCGGCCAGGCCGGCGCGGGCGACCGCAACGGCTACAAGCTCGGCGGCGAGGACATCGGCGTCAACCACATCGTGCGGCGCAGCATCGCCTACCACAACGGCAAGCACGGCTTCACCTACAACAGCAACCCCGGCTCGATGACGATCACCAGCAACGTCAGCATCGACAACGCCGAGCGCAACTTCAACTTCGACGCCGGGACCTCGGTGTTCCGCAGCGACACGTCCTGCCGTTCGGGCAGCGGCACCAACGACCGGATCATCGGCGACGCCGACAGCTCGAACCAGTTCTGGAGCGGCGCCAACGGCTCCCGGTGCTCGTCGTACACCGGTGCGCTGGGCTGGTCCTTCGCCGCCGACGGCCACCTGGTGGTGACCTTCGGCGGCCGCGTGGTCACGCCGTGACCGGCGGGCCGGGCGCGCACCCCCACCGCCTCCGGTGCGCGCCCGGCCCGTGGGCCGTGCCCGGGTGGGGTCGTGTGTACGACCCCACCCGGGTGCGGCGCCGTCAGACCTGGCTGACGACGTCGTCGTAACCGAGCCGGGGCGGCCGCTCGCGCCCCGGGCCGGCCGCCGGATGGCCGATCAGCACCACCAGGAACGAGCGCAGCCGCCCGTCCGGGAAGAACGCCGCGTCGACCCCGGCCGGATCGAAGCCGCTCATCGGCCCGGCCGCCAGCCCCGCCGCGCGCACCGCGATGAGGAAGTACCCGGCCTGTAGCGCGGCGTTGAGCCGCGCGTGGTGCTCGCGCTGCGCCGGGTCGGCGAACCACTCGGCGGCCCGCGGCTCGTACGGGAACAGCTCCGGCAGCCGCTGCGGGAACCCGGTGTCGGCGGCCAGCACCGCCACCAGCGGCGCGGCCGCCGTCTTGGCCCGGTTGCCGCTGCTCAGGTGCGGCAGCAGCCGCTCGCGGGCCGCGGCCGAGCGGACCAGCACCACCCGCAGCGGCTGCGAGTTGAACGCGGTCGGCCCGTAGCGGGCCAGGTCGTGCACCAGCTGGATCTGCTCCTCGGTGACCGGTTCGGCCGCGAAGGCGTGCGCGGTGCGGGGCTGCCGGAACAGCAGGTCCTGGAGTTGCTCCGGCAGCGCGGTGACGGGCGGCGCGGTCACGTTCGGCGCGGTCACGGCTCGGCCCGGTCCAGCAACCGGTAGGCGCCCTGGTGGTACAGCAGCGGCTCGGCGTCGCGGTGCTCGGCGTGGACCGGGCGGCCCAGCACGATCACGTGGTCACCGGCGGGCACCCGGGCGTCGACCTCG is a window from the Catellatospora sp. TT07R-123 genome containing:
- a CDS encoding malonic semialdehyde reductase, whose translation is MTAPPVTALPEQLQDLLFRQPRTAHAFAAEPVTEEQIQLVHDLARYGPTAFNSQPLRVVLVRSAAARERLLPHLSSGNRAKTAAAPLVAVLAADTGFPQRLPELFPYEPRAAEWFADPAQREHHARLNAALQAGYFLIAVRAAGLAAGPMSGFDPAGVDAAFFPDGRLRSFLVVLIGHPAAGPGRERPPRLGYDDVVSQV
- a CDS encoding hydroxyacid dehydrogenase produces the protein MYRPQALLVMRPETFRIQFGPQELERLRSLAELGDPVWSDDIDSPQTRARLAETEVLLTSWGCPPLTPARLAAAPALRAVLHCAGSVRHLVSDELWRRGILVTSAAAANATPVAEYTLAAIIFAGKKAHVLAAESRLRPADWDAVHHREDLSNHGRTIGIVGFSRIGRRVVDRLRALDTAEVLVTDPYGDPAAVAAAGARLVDLDVLLAASSIVSLHLPELPQTRHAIGARELALLPDGATVINTARGAVLDTAALERECATGRLNAILDVTDPEPLPAGSLLSQLPNVMITPHIAGSLGSETRRLSAHALDELERLVRGEPPLDAVTSEALEVSA
- a CDS encoding substrate-binding domain-containing protein; the protein is MTLSEPALLPAQRRERLLADLRTHGTLRVSEIARALGVTTVTVRRDLAQLADEGAIERVHGGIRLPRGADTPPPLPAAVEDPGRPAGGDEATRPAVGMVVPSLDYYWPEIIRGARDAAPDAGVRVVLRGSSYDDVADVRRQASWLLETVGVEGLLIAPPTVGDEAAALISWLAGLAVPVVFVERTATVGPYQEHVESVSTDHAFGASLAVRHLAAEGHRRVGFLASASSPTTAAVRRGWRRTCTDLGLDLDGTPEVISSDHREPGWGDDVDRAIDACAATATTALLVHSDREAISLIARCEERGIRIPRDLAVVAYDDEVAGLANPALSAIRPAKYTIGETAMELLSKRIQGGADRPVHRVRISPQLIVRDTSRVPGPR
- a CDS encoding DUF2264 domain-containing protein; its protein translation is MSISPYTGWTRTEWAGLADRMLAAAWRHASPTGARITPPGAPGGYGTAVDGLEGFARTFLLAGFRVAGEQGRDPDNLLERYARGIAAGTDPDSSERWVTPREHGQAKVEAASIALILDLTRPWLWDRLDAGVQERVVAYLAQVVGDDTYPRNNWAWFRIVVEQFLASVGGPWSRGDMEADLARHESFARAGGWYSDGDERSYDHYVGWALHLYPIMWARMAGAQELAAPRLPEYRRRLDGFLLDAVRLVGADGCPLVQGRSLVYRFAAAAPFWAGAVAGSDALDPGLLRRAASGIVKHFTDRGAPDADGLLTLGWYHPWRRMAQRYSGTASPYWASKGMLGLALPADHPVWTAVEQPLPVEQEDQLAVVAAPGWALAGTRADGVVRVYNHGTDHARPGDRTTDSPLYARLGYSTATAPALDDDGWDQPFDQSVVLLDATGQATHRSGFTTLDVRLSDGGEAAVLASRARCRWMRPDRAAPDHGSGLPGEAVDAATVTTVSLVRGAWEVRAVHVDPDGAPGWDQVVGLRLGGWPVAVAGPGGTGSRPLYAEAEGTAHTSTAAGLHGLTAAGVHLARDAGPLGEWTAIPWLRAVPAPGSWHLAALALNGGARAPLAQLDGPEDAPVVQVTWPDGARTTAALPLPPTETHHHAQNRSRAA
- a CDS encoding aminoglycoside phosphotransferase family protein; its protein translation is MKLHEDEVPVDETVVRSLLAAQCPHLSGLPLARAGAGTDNTMFRLGGELLVRVPRTPDKARSLRKEQQWLPRLAPLLSRPVPEPVHAGAPTAEFPLPWSVYRWIDGEPVRPDTVTDWAAFGTDLAAFVRDLHGIDLMGATRTGDLSWYRGGSLSASDGWISEYFAECLAFDDLGLDVAALHRLWRDALALPEPAGPHVWLHGDLRPANLLAAGGGLGAVIDFGALSVGWPDAEHSTVWDLPPLARQAYWAEVGLDEPTWLRARAWAVAVGVSGVAYYRDTYPEFVAECLARLEAVLADAATR
- a CDS encoding family 16 glycoside hydrolase, translating into MHQKTRHKGLLAAATGALTAAAAVVLALSSPAAAAAPLFGDDFNDGNATGWTTSGGTWSVATDGTPAYQQAGTSSDARARAGSTGWTDYTVTARVKPTAVNGSNRFVALLARVQSATSYYYVALRSNNTVELKKLVGGSSTTLATGSATFTTGTWYTLSLEVSGSTLRASVNGATPLTATDTQFASGQVGVATYYAGARFDDVAVTDGAAPSPSASASPSRSASPSPSASASPSPSTSPSSGTVYVSPTGRDSAAGTQADPTTLPSAITRVAAGGTIYLRGGTYNLSQTVTIAPGNNGTSGARKKLSAYPGETPVLNFSAMPEDPANRGLAVNGSYWHVFGVVVERAGDNGIFVGGSHNIIERTVTRYNHDTGLQLSRIASDTPRAQWPADNLILSAESHDNADSDGEDADGFAAKLTVGAGNIFRYAVSHNNIDDGWDLYTKPDTGAIDPVTIEDSLSYDNGTLSNGGQAGAGDRNGYKLGGEDIGVNHIVRRSIAYHNGKHGFTYNSNPGSMTITSNVSIDNAERNFNFDAGTSVFRSDTSCRSGSGTNDRIIGDADSSNQFWSGANGSRCSSYTGALGWSFAADGHLVVTFGGRVVTP